In the Burkholderia glumae LMG 2196 = ATCC 33617 genome, one interval contains:
- a CDS encoding cation:proton antiporter — translation MPHDVSLIALLAAGFGLAMIFGYLASLLKMPPLVGYLLAGIVIGPGTPGFVGDLALAQQLAEIGVMLLMFGVGLHFSLGDLLAVRKIALPGAIVQIAVATVLGGALALAWGWSLGAALVFGLALSVASTVVLLRALEGRGLVESVNGRIAVGWLVVEDLVMVLVLVLLPPLAGLLGGAPEGLAGGAHTAAPGGALWGTLGLTFLKVAAFIALMLVVGKRVFPRILWLVARTGSRELFTLCMIAAAVGVAFGAAKLFDVSFALGAFFAGMMMRESEFSRRAADETLPLRDAFSVLFFISVGMLFDPAILVEQPLHVLEVALVVVVGKTLAAVALVLAFRYPLNTALTVGAGLAQIGEFSFILAGLGRSLGLLSAEGQSLILAVALISISTNTLLFAAIEPALGWIRRHSAFARRLEARDDPLAALPMSTPQTHLTGQVVIVGYGRVGARIVQALDERGIACVVVEQNRETVEKLRAEGAAAVSGDAIEPVVLVQAHIARAGMLVVTLPDTFDVRQIVEIARTLNPTIEIALCTNSGDEAALLTSEGVGTVFISETELARGMTEHVLARMGSPR, via the coding sequence ATGCCGCATGACGTCAGTCTGATTGCATTGCTCGCGGCCGGCTTCGGGCTCGCGATGATCTTCGGTTACCTCGCTTCGCTGCTGAAGATGCCGCCGCTCGTCGGCTACCTGCTGGCCGGCATCGTGATCGGCCCGGGCACGCCCGGCTTCGTTGGCGATCTCGCGCTCGCGCAGCAACTGGCCGAGATCGGCGTGATGCTGCTGATGTTCGGCGTGGGCCTGCATTTCTCGCTCGGCGATCTGCTCGCGGTGCGCAAGATCGCGCTGCCCGGCGCGATCGTGCAGATCGCCGTGGCCACCGTGCTTGGCGGTGCGCTGGCGCTGGCCTGGGGCTGGAGCCTCGGCGCGGCGCTGGTGTTCGGGCTCGCGCTGTCGGTGGCCAGCACGGTGGTGCTGCTGCGCGCGCTGGAGGGGCGCGGGCTGGTGGAATCGGTGAACGGGCGCATCGCGGTGGGCTGGCTCGTCGTCGAGGATCTCGTGATGGTGCTGGTGCTGGTGTTGCTGCCGCCGCTTGCCGGGCTGCTCGGCGGCGCGCCGGAGGGCCTGGCGGGCGGCGCGCACACGGCGGCGCCGGGCGGCGCCCTGTGGGGCACGCTCGGGCTCACGTTCCTGAAGGTGGCCGCGTTCATCGCGCTGATGCTGGTGGTGGGCAAACGCGTGTTTCCGCGCATTCTCTGGCTGGTGGCGCGCACCGGCTCGCGCGAGCTGTTCACGCTCTGCATGATCGCGGCGGCGGTGGGCGTCGCGTTCGGCGCCGCGAAGCTGTTCGACGTGTCGTTCGCGCTCGGCGCGTTCTTCGCCGGGATGATGATGCGCGAGTCCGAGTTCAGCCGGCGCGCCGCCGACGAGACGCTGCCGCTGCGCGATGCGTTCTCGGTGCTGTTCTTCATCTCGGTCGGCATGCTGTTCGATCCGGCGATCCTCGTCGAGCAGCCGCTGCACGTGCTGGAGGTGGCGCTGGTGGTGGTGGTCGGCAAGACGCTCGCGGCCGTGGCGCTGGTGCTGGCGTTCCGCTATCCGCTCAACACCGCGCTGACGGTGGGCGCCGGGCTCGCGCAGATCGGCGAGTTCTCGTTCATCCTGGCCGGGCTCGGGCGCTCGCTCGGGCTGCTCTCGGCCGAGGGGCAGAGCCTGATCCTGGCCGTCGCGCTGATCTCGATCTCCACCAACACGCTGCTGTTCGCGGCGATCGAGCCGGCGCTGGGGTGGATTCGCCGCCATTCCGCATTCGCGCGACGGCTCGAGGCGCGCGACGATCCGCTTGCCGCGCTGCCGATGTCCACGCCGCAGACGCACCTGACCGGGCAGGTGGTGATCGTCGGCTACGGCCGCGTGGGCGCGCGCATCGTGCAGGCGCTGGACGAACGCGGCATCGCCTGCGTGGTGGTCGAGCAGAACCGCGAGACGGTGGAGAAACTGCGCGCGGAGGGAGCGGCCGCCGTGTCCGGCGACGCGATCGAGCCGGTGGTGCTGGTGCAGGCGCACATCGCGCGCGCCGGGATGCTGGTGGTGACGCTGCCCGACACCTTCGACGTGCGGCAGATCGTCGAAATCGCGCGGACCCTGAATCCGACGATCGAGATCGCGCTCTGCACCAACAGCGGCGACGAGGCCGCACTGCTGACGAGCGAGGGCGTGGGCACGGTGTTCATCAGCGAGACGGAACTGGCGCGCGGCATGACGGAGCACGTGCTGGCGCGGATGGGAAGTCCACGTTAG
- the acnB gene encoding bifunctional aconitate hydratase 2/2-methylisocitrate dehydratase: MLENFRAHVAARAALGIPPLPLTAQQTAELVELLVNPPAGEEQTLLDLITHRVPAGVDEAARVKAGFLAAVAKGETACALISRERATELLGTMLGGYNIQPLIELLSDEAVAAVAADALKKTLLMFDQFHDVKELAEQGNAHAKAVLQSWADAEWFTSRPEVPQSLTVTVFKVPGETNTDDLSPAPDATTRPDIPLHALAMLKNARPGITPEEDGKRGPVKFIESLKEKGHLVAYVGDVVGTGSSRKSATNSVLWFTGEDIPFVPNKRFGGVCLGGKIAPIFYNTMEDAGALPIELDVSQMEMGDVIELRPYEGKALKNGEVIAEFQVKSDVLFDEVRAGGRIPLIIGRGLTAKAREALGLAPSTLFRLPHQPADSGRGFSLAQKMVGRACGLPEGQGVRPGTYCEPKMTSVGSQDTTGPMTRDELKDLACLGFSADLVMQSFCHTAAYPKPVDVKTHQTLPNFISTRGGIALRPGDGVIHSWLNRMLLPDTVGTGGDSHTRFPIGISFPAGSGLVAFAAATGTMPLDMPESVLVRFKGKMQPGVTLRDLVNAIPLYAIKQGMLTVAKQGKKNIFSGRILEIEGLPDLKVEQAFELSDASAERSAAGCTVRLNKEPIIEYLNSNVTLLKWMIAEGYQDPRSLQRRIAAMEQWLADPQLLEPDADADYAAVIEIDLADIHEPIVACPNDPDDVKTLSDVAGAKIDEVFIGSCMTNIGHFRAASKLLEGKRDIPVKLWVAPPTKMDQKQLTEEGHYGVFGTAGARTEMPGCSLCMGNQAQVREGATVMSTSTRNFPNRLGKNTNVYLGSAELAAICSRLGKIPTREEYMADMGVLTANGDKIYQYMNFDQIADFKEVADTVKA; encoded by the coding sequence ATGCTTGAAAACTTTCGTGCTCACGTGGCCGCCCGCGCCGCGCTTGGTATCCCGCCCCTGCCGTTGACGGCCCAACAGACCGCCGAGTTGGTGGAGCTGCTGGTGAATCCGCCCGCCGGCGAAGAGCAGACGCTGCTCGACCTGATCACCCACCGCGTGCCCGCCGGCGTCGACGAAGCCGCGCGCGTGAAGGCCGGCTTCCTGGCCGCCGTGGCCAAGGGCGAGACCGCCTGCGCGCTGATCTCGCGCGAGCGCGCGACCGAGCTGCTCGGCACCATGCTGGGCGGCTACAACATCCAGCCGCTGATCGAACTGCTGTCCGACGAGGCGGTGGCCGCCGTGGCCGCCGACGCGCTCAAGAAGACGCTGCTGATGTTCGACCAGTTCCACGACGTCAAGGAACTGGCCGAGCAGGGCAACGCGCACGCCAAGGCCGTGCTGCAGAGCTGGGCCGACGCCGAGTGGTTCACGAGCCGCCCGGAAGTGCCGCAGAGCCTGACCGTCACCGTCTTCAAGGTGCCGGGCGAAACCAATACCGACGATCTCTCGCCGGCCCCGGACGCCACCACGCGCCCCGACATCCCGCTGCACGCGCTGGCGATGCTGAAGAACGCGCGCCCCGGCATCACCCCGGAAGAGGACGGCAAGCGCGGCCCGGTGAAGTTCATCGAGTCGCTGAAGGAGAAGGGCCATCTGGTCGCCTACGTGGGCGACGTGGTCGGCACCGGCTCCTCGCGCAAGTCGGCCACCAATTCGGTGCTTTGGTTCACGGGCGAGGACATCCCGTTCGTGCCGAACAAGCGCTTCGGCGGCGTGTGCCTGGGCGGCAAGATCGCGCCGATCTTCTACAACACGATGGAAGATGCCGGCGCGCTGCCGATCGAACTCGACGTCTCGCAGATGGAAATGGGCGACGTGATCGAACTGCGTCCCTATGAAGGCAAGGCACTCAAGAACGGCGAGGTGATCGCCGAGTTCCAGGTGAAGTCCGACGTGCTGTTCGACGAAGTGCGCGCCGGCGGCCGGATCCCGCTCATCATCGGCCGCGGCTTGACCGCCAAGGCGCGCGAGGCGCTGGGGCTGGCCCCGTCGACGCTGTTCCGTCTGCCGCATCAGCCGGCCGACAGCGGCCGCGGCTTCTCGCTCGCGCAGAAGATGGTCGGCCGCGCCTGCGGCCTGCCGGAAGGCCAGGGCGTGCGCCCGGGCACCTACTGCGAGCCGAAGATGACCTCGGTGGGTTCGCAGGACACCACCGGCCCGATGACGCGCGACGAGCTGAAGGATCTGGCCTGCCTCGGCTTTTCTGCCGACCTCGTGATGCAGTCGTTCTGCCACACGGCGGCCTATCCGAAGCCGGTGGACGTGAAAACGCACCAGACGCTGCCGAACTTCATCAGCACGCGCGGCGGCATCGCGCTGCGCCCCGGCGACGGCGTGATCCACTCCTGGCTGAACCGCATGCTGCTGCCCGACACGGTCGGCACCGGCGGCGATTCGCACACGCGTTTCCCGATCGGCATCAGCTTCCCGGCCGGCTCGGGCCTGGTCGCGTTCGCCGCCGCCACCGGCACGATGCCGCTCGACATGCCGGAATCGGTGCTGGTCCGCTTCAAGGGCAAGATGCAGCCGGGCGTCACGCTGCGCGACCTCGTCAACGCGATTCCGCTCTATGCGATCAAGCAGGGCATGCTGACGGTGGCCAAGCAGGGCAAGAAAAACATCTTCTCGGGCCGCATCCTCGAGATCGAGGGCCTGCCGGACCTGAAGGTCGAGCAGGCGTTCGAGCTGTCGGACGCGTCGGCCGAGCGTTCGGCCGCCGGCTGCACGGTGCGGCTGAACAAGGAGCCGATCATCGAGTACCTCAACAGCAACGTCACGCTGCTGAAGTGGATGATCGCCGAGGGCTACCAGGACCCGCGCAGCCTGCAGCGCCGCATCGCGGCGATGGAGCAGTGGCTGGCCGACCCGCAGTTGCTGGAGCCGGATGCCGACGCCGACTACGCCGCCGTGATCGAGATCGATCTGGCCGACATCCACGAGCCGATCGTGGCCTGCCCGAACGATCCGGACGACGTGAAGACGCTGTCGGACGTGGCCGGCGCCAAGATCGACGAAGTGTTCATCGGCTCGTGCATGACCAACATCGGCCACTTCCGCGCCGCCTCGAAGCTGCTGGAAGGCAAGCGCGACATTCCCGTCAAGCTGTGGGTCGCGCCGCCGACCAAGATGGACCAGAAGCAGCTGACCGAGGAAGGCCATTACGGCGTGTTCGGCACGGCCGGCGCGCGCACCGAAATGCCGGGCTGCTCGCTGTGCATGGGCAACCAGGCACAGGTGCGCGAAGGCGCGACGGTGATGTCGACCTCCACGCGCAACTTCCCGAACCGTCTCGGCAAGAACACCAACGTGTATCTCGGCTCGGCGGAACTGGCGGCGATCTGCTCGCGTCTGGGCAAGATCCCGACCAGGGAAGAGTACATGGCCGACATGGGCGTGCTGACCGCCAATGGCGACAAGATCTACCAGTACATGAACTTCGACCAGATCGCGGATTTCAAGGAAGTGGCGGATACGGTCAAGGCGTAA
- a CDS encoding DUF3820 family protein translates to MQTPDLERLVTLEMPFGKYKGRLIADLPGPYLNWMAREGFPRGEIGRLLALMHELDHNGLRALLEPLRKRR, encoded by the coding sequence ATGCAGACGCCCGATCTCGAACGCCTGGTCACGCTGGAGATGCCGTTCGGCAAATACAAGGGGCGGCTCATCGCCGACCTGCCCGGCCCTTATCTGAACTGGATGGCGCGCGAGGGATTCCCGCGCGGCGAGATCGGGCGGCTGCTCGCGCTGATGCACGAGCTGGACCATAACGGCCTGAGGGCGTTGCTGGAGCCCTTGCGCAAGCGCCGGTGA